ATGCTTTGCTCTTGAAAAGGCAATAAATATATAAATCATTTCACTGAAAGAAAATCTAATTATAGAACAATTGCAGAACCTTTAGGTGATCAACTATTGCCTTTGTTGCAAAAGTTCAATATTATTCTTTAATGATTCAAACTGATTGAAACGCCTTTTTCTTTCGTCTTTGCGCCTAGTATACTCTACGGTTGCCGGTTTTGCATACTATTTGGAGGATAAGTGTGTTTTGCGTCGCTTAAAAAATTCTTATGCCAATTGGCTCTGATGATACTGGTTCTATCTGCAAAACTTTGGGCGGACGACGTTTGGTGCGCCCTGCATCTCCTCGGCGTCGACTCGGACGAAAAATTGGCGGCGATCGAAAAGCAGCTGCCGGCGTTGCGGCAACTCGGGGTCAACGTCTTGGTGGCGGAAGTGGATTACGGTTTCAAGTTTAAATCCCATCCCGAGCTGCGCGGCTCGAAAAATCCGATCACGAAAGGCGGAGCGCGGCGCTTTACCAAAGCCTGCCGCAGGCAAAACATCCTGCTGATACCCCAATTCCAATGCTTCGGCCATCAGTCATGGGCCAAAGAGACGTTTCCCCTGCTTACCCGCTATCCGGAATTGGATATCACCCCGAAGGCCTTTCCCAATAATGAAAGGATCTATTGCCGCGAATGGGATCCAATGAATCCGCGCGTCTATGAAATCGTCTACAAGTTGATCGACGAACTGCTCGATGCCTTTCAGGCAGACTATTTTCATGTCGGCATGG
This genomic stretch from candidate division KSB1 bacterium harbors:
- a CDS encoding family 20 glycosylhydrolase; this encodes MCFASLKKFLCQLALMILVLSAKLWADDVWCALHLLGVDSDEKLAAIEKQLPALRQLGVNVLVAEVDYGFKFKSHPELRGSKNPITKGGARRFTKACRRQNILLIPQFQCFGHQSWAKETFPLLTRYPELDITPKAFPNNERIYCREWDPMNPRVYEIVYKLIDELLDAFQADYFHVGMDEVFLIGHELSPSTRGKDPAEVFAKAVNDLHRHIVRKRGRQMLMWGDRLIDGTVFDYGEWESSKNGTAGAVDKIPKDIIICDWHYELRDSYP